One segment of Solanum stenotomum isolate F172 chromosome 1, ASM1918654v1, whole genome shotgun sequence DNA contains the following:
- the LOC125873098 gene encoding GATA transcription factor 5-like yields the protein MELIEARALKSSFLSDMSMKNTQQVFLDDIWCVTGINNGASEDFSVDDLLDFSDKDFKDPELHEDDEKTSFSGSSQNRNSQDSTFSGMESFGSLAGELPIPVDEMENLEWLSQFVDDTPSEFSLLCPAESFKDKTGDFTESRSEPVVRPVVKKMRVPCFPLPFPVKPRSKRSRPAGRTWSFPSSTVSGDSSSPTSSSYGSSPFPSGFFTNPVYDGDLFCSVEKPPLKKPKKNPSAETGSGRRCTHCQVQKTPQWRAGPLGPKTLCNACGVRYKSGRLFPEYRPACSPTFSLEVHSNSHRKVLEMRRKKETGEVIDSGLASMISTC from the exons atGGAGTTGATTGAAGCAAGAGCATTGAAATCCAGTTTTCTCTCAGATATGTCTATGAAAAATACCCAACAAGTTTTTCTTGATGATATATGGTGTGTAACAGGGATTAATAATGGAGCGAGTGAGGATTTTTCAGTTGATGATCTTTTGGATTTTTCTGACAAAGATTTCAAAGACCCAGAACTGCATGAAGATGATGAGAAAACCTCTTTTTCTGGGTCTTCTCAGAACAGAAATTCACAGGATTCTACTTTTTCCGGCATGGAAAGCTTTGGTTCTCTCGCCGGCGAACTCCCTATTCCG GTTGATGAAATGGAGAATCTTGAATGGTTATCCCAATTTGTGGATGATACTCCGTCGGAATTTTCGTTGTTGTGTCCAGCCGAAAGTTTCAAGGACAAAACCGGTGATTTTACAGAGTCCCGGTCTGAACCGGTGGTTAGACCGGTTGTTAAGAAAATGAGAGTTCCATGTTTCCCTTTACCGTTTCCAGTGAAACCAAGAAGCAAACGGTCCAGACCGGCTGGAAGAACATGGTCTTTTCCGTCGTCGACAGTTTCAGGAGACTCTTCTTCTCCAACCTCTTCGTCGTACGGTTCTTCACCGTTCCCTTCGGGTTTTTTCACGAACCCGGTTTATGACGGTGACTTGTTTTGTAGCGTAGAAAAGCCACCGTTGAAGAAGCCAAAAAAGAATCCATCAGCTGAGACCGGTTCAGGCCGTCGGTGTACCCATTGTCAGGTTCAAAAAACACCCCAGTGGCGAGCCGGTCCATTGGGTCCAAAAACTTTGTGCAACGCTTGTGGTGTTAGATACAAATCCGGTCGGCTTTTTCCTGAGTATAGACCGGCTTGTAGTCCAACTTTTTCTCTAGAAGTTCACTCAAATAGCCACCGGAAAGTTTTGGAGATGCGGCGGAAGAAGGAAACCGGTGAGGTTATTGACTCCGGTTTAGCTTCTATGATTTCAACTTGTTGA